Proteins co-encoded in one Salvia splendens isolate huo1 chromosome 4, SspV2, whole genome shotgun sequence genomic window:
- the LOC121797943 gene encoding protein KINESIN LIGHT CHAIN-RELATED 3-like — MPGIVMDGIHEDVNHGVVNEDGDSNGCKENSAVNNSPAAGLAPEAPQNGDGGEKAEEGAETSIDQLYENVCEMQSSDQSPSRHSFGSDGDESRIDSELRHLVGGEMREVEIIEEDEVLQRPDNGDSGLKKDSSAESSQSVDAITPTAQSKKASHLQLESKISGISSLSPKSKSPAKPPIDRRSEKSSKKTSPGGLLKKQRNSAAGSVKLQNGNEDQSEAGLENPDLGPFLLKQARDLMLSGDNARRALDLAQRAAKSFEKCADGKPSLDVAMCLHVTAAIQCSLGQYEDAIPALEHSIEIPVVEEGQDHALAKFAGYMQLGDTYAMLGQLENSISCYTTGLEVQKEVLGENDPRVGETCRYLAEAHIQAMQFDEAQKLCQKALDIHKENGVPASLEEAADRRLMGMICESKGDHEAALEHLVLASMAMVANGQESEVASVDCSIGDTYLSLNRYDEAIFAYQKALTSLKTSKGENHPAVASVFVRLADLYNKTGKFRDSRSYCENALRIYEKPIPGIAPEEIASGLTDISAIYESMEEPEQALKLLKKALKMYNDAPGQQNTIAGIEAQMGVLYYMLGNYSESYSSFKSATTKLRASGEKKSAFFGIALNQMGLACVQRYAINEAVQLFEEARSILEQEYGPYHPDTLGVYSNLAGTYDAVGRLDDAIEILEFIVGMREEKLGTANPDVEDEKKRLAELLKEAGRVRNRKNRSLETLLDTSQNTKAVNSNGGIKV, encoded by the exons atGCCTGGAATTGTGATGGATGGGATTCATGAGGATGTGAATCATGGGGTAGTGAATGAGGATGGAGATTCTAATGGTTGTAAGGAAAATTCAGCGGTGAATAACTCTCCAGCTGCTGGCCTGGCCCCAGAAGCTCCACAAAATGGGGATGGCGGGGAAAAGGCCGAAGAGGGGGCTGAGACCTCCATTGACCAGCTCTATGAGAATGTGTGTGAGATGCAGAGTTCTGATCAATCACCATCAAGGCATAGTTTTGGATCCGATGGCGATGAGTCACGTATTGATTCTGAGTTGAGGCATCTTGTGGGAGGAGAGATGAGGGAGGTGGAGATAATTGAAGAGGATGAAGTGTTGCAGAGGCCGGATAATGGTGATTCTGGTTTGAAGAAAGATAGTTCAGCGGAGAGTTCTCAATCTGTGGACGCTATCACCCCGACTGCACAGTCGAAGAAAGCTTCTCATTTGCAGTTAGAATCTAAAATTTCTGGAATATCAAGTTTAAGTCCAAAGAGCAAAAGTCCTGCAAAACCCCCTATTGATAGGCGCAGTGAGAAGAGTTCTAAGAAAACGTCTCCGGGTGGTTTGTTGAAGAAACAGAGGAACTCAGCTGCTGGGAGTGTGAAGCTGCAAAATGGAAACGAGGATCAATCTGAGGCAGGATTGGAAAATCCTGATCTTGGGCCGTTTCTATTGAAGCAAGCTAGGGATTTGATGTTGTCTGGGGATAATGCTCGGAGGGCTCTTGATCTAGCTCAGCGGGCTGCTAAGTCATTTGAGAAATGTGCTGATGGGAAGCCAAGTTTGGATGTGGCCATGTGTTTACATGTAACTGCTGCCATACAGTGTAGCTTGGGCCAGTATGAAGATGCTATTCCAGCATTGGAGCATTCGATTGAGATTCCCGTGGTTGAGGAAGGGCAAGATCATGCCCTTGCTAAATTTGCTGGTTATATGCAGTTGGGAGATACTTATGCTATGTTGGGCCAGCTTGAGAATTCAATTTCGTGTTACACGACTGGTTTGGAAGTTCAAAAAGAAGTGCTTGGAGAGAATGATCCTAGAGTTGGTGAGACTTGTAGGTATTTAGCTGAAGCTCACATCCAAGCAATGCAATTTGATGAAGCTCAAAAGCTTTGCCAAAAGGCTCTAGACATACATAAAGAGAACGGAGTGCCTGCTTCTCTTGAGGAGGCAGCAGATAGGAGACTGATGGGTATGATCTGTGAATCAAAGGGAGATCATGAAGCTGCTCTTGAGCATCTTGTTTTGGCAAGCATGGCAATGGTAGCTAATGGGCAGGAATCAGAAGTGGCTTCTGTTGATTGTAGCATCGGGGATACCTATCTCTCTCTAAACAGATATGATGAGGCAATTTTTGCTTATCAGAAAGCACTTACGTCTCTCAAGACTTCCAAAGGGGAGAACCATCCAGCTGTTGCGTCTGTTTTTGTTCGTCTAGCTGACTTGTATAACAAGACGGGGAAGTTTAGGGACTCGAGATCCTACTGTGAGAATGCCCTCCGGATCTATGAAAAGCCCATCCCTGGGATTGCTCCTGAGGAAATTGCTAGTGGCCTGACTGATATCTCCGCCATTTATGAGTCCATGGAGGAGCCTGAGCAGGCACTGAAGTTGCTAAAGAAGGCTCTAAAGATGTATAACGATGCTCCGGGTCAGCAGAACACTATTGCTGGCATTGAAGCTCAGATGGGAGTTTTGTACTATATGTTGGGAAACTACTCTGAATCTTACTCCTCCTTTAAAAGCGCAACAACAAAGCTTCGTGCTAGTGGAGAGAAGAAATCAGCTTTCTTTGGCATTGCACTGAACCAGATGGGCTTAGCTTGTGTGCAGCGTTATGCAATCAACGAGGCTGTTCAATTGTTTGAAGAAGCAAGGAGCATTCTAGAGCAAGAATACGGACCATACCATCCAGATACACTTGGAGTTTACAGTAACCTTGCTGGAACCTATGATGCAGTTGGAAG ATTGGATGATGCGATAGAGATTCTTGAATTTATTGTGGGAATGAGGGAGGAAAAGCTCGGGACAGCAAATCCAGATGTCGAAGATGAGAAGAAGAGGCTGGCTGAGCTACTAAAGGAGGCAGGCAGGGTCCGAAACAGGAAAAACCGGTCACTTGAAACACTCCTTGATACGAGCCAAAACACGAAGGCTGTGAACAGCAATGGTGGCATCAAGGTGT